A single region of the Drosophila takahashii strain IR98-3 E-12201 chromosome 2R, DtakHiC1v2, whole genome shotgun sequence genome encodes:
- the LOC138912626 gene encoding uncharacterized protein, producing MMRFCYKRNRSSTTTLCIGELTHARTIILRTIQKIDFACEYKQLVAHKAVDKKSALVSLFPMIGKDSLIRVGGKLEESIWIHHKLRGKRPDKAYTAVFCCFATKAVHLELVSDLTTDAFLGALRRFLSRCGRCQTIHCDNATNFVGANNKLKALEEAIFTDKAQAQIIHHCNQRQVDFKFIPPRAPSFGGLWEAAVKSAKRLLVSVTATASLTFEELNTVIVEVEAILNSRPITPMSSDPTDVSALTPGHFLIGEPLTAPPDVNLSPNNKTLVKRWELVSRLKHPFWKQWSMEYLQELQMRNKWKTMSQNVKEGLLVLIKEDNLPVMSWPMGKIVKTYPGRDNYVRVVDVKTASRVSLTRLAPLLKEEVSTKRSNISIEGAIVSEEINQPGIFYERLGTARTAASEWTIIAYYDLKPYWCDMNILSTGIKELRHKCSELHNENSCNSIVTHFQHVYEELQEGSYLINHSRQRRSPLDVAGTVANSLFGVLDARYAVDMAKVINEVKSKEDVLMMLLKNQTSILDSTINIVRKSKSSTDNRIRNLERQLATINKERGRYQGDLLQQAFVILTAQLTLLATGMQRMQAEIASVFTDVRHRTISPMLITPKQLRDQLDKIRDHLLPDQMLPVSSENVMELYKIMRAEGTTTTDHVIFKMTVPLVSTAQQEVFSIIPIPTWHSGGWNRFDIKTPIIAVNSHRDQFIGLTEAIQQQI from the exons ATGATGCGTTTCTGTTACAAAAGAAACAGATCAAGTACAACCACCCTATGCATTGGTGAACTAACTCACGCTCGTACCATCATACTGCGCACCATTCAGAAAATTGACTTCGCATGTGAGTACAAGCAACTTGTTGCCCACAAGGCCGTGGACAAAAAGAGCGCTCTCGTCTCTCTATTCCCCATGATCGGCAAGGATAGCCTCATCAGAGTCGGAGGGAAATTAGAAGAATCAATTTGGATTCACCATAAACTCCGTGGAAAGAGACCAGACAAGGCGTATACTGCAGTTTTCTGCTGTTTCGCTACGAAGGCAGTACATCTAGAGTTGGTAAGCGACCTAACAACAGATGCATTCTTAGGTGCTCTTCGACGGTTCTTGAGTCGATGTGGAAGGTGTCAGACCATCCATTGCGATAATGCAACCAACTTCGTCGGCGCCAACAATAAACTAAAGGCCTTAGAAGAAGCGATCTTCACGGATAAGGCACAAGCCCAGATCATCCACCATTGCAATCAGAGACAAGTGGATTTTAAGTTCATACCGCCCCGAGCTCCATCGTTCGGCGGGCTGTGGGAGGCTGCAGTAAAATCTGCGAAACGGTTACTAGTATCAGTCACAGCCACCGCATCATTGACGTTTGAGGAGCTTAACACTGTAATAGTGGAAGTCGAAGCAATTCTTAATTCTCGACCTATTACACCCATGTCGTCTGATCCTACGGATGTGTCTGCATTAACCCCAGGCCATTTTCTGATTGGTGAGCCTCTAACGGCCCCACCCGATGTAAATCTCTCcccaaacaacaaaacattGGTAAAAAGATGGGAATTAGTGTCCAGACTTAAGCACCCATTCTGGAAGCAGTGGTCAATGGAATACCTTCAAGAGCTTCAAATGCGCAACAAATGGAAGACCATGTCGCAGAACGTCAAAGAAGGGCTACTTGTATTAATAAAAGAAGATAACCTGCCGGTGATGAGTTGGCCGATGGGAAAAATAGTAAAGACATATCCTGGCAGAGATAATTACGTACGTGTAGTAGACGTAAAAACTGCGTCTCGCGTCTCGCTCACACGGCTTGCCCCGCTTCTTAAAGAAGAAGTATCGACAAAGCGGTCTAACATTTCCATCGAAGGAGCAATAGTTTCAGAAGAGATCAATCAGCCCGGAATATTCTATGAACGACTCGGCACTGCAAGAACGGCAGCTTCGGAATGGACCATCATTGCGTATTATGATTTGAAACCGTATTGGTGCGATATGAACATATTGTCCACTGGGATTAAGGAACTCAGGCACAAGTGTTCTGAGCTCCATAACGAAAACTCATGCAACTCGATAGTTACGCATTTTCAACATGTATATGAAGAGCTACAAGAAGGAAGTTATCTGATCAACCATTCCCGACAGCGAAGATCACCACTCGATGTAGCAGGTACCGTGGCTAACTCACTATTTGGTGTACTTGACGCCAGGTATGCAGTCGACATGGCCAAGGTTATCAATGAGGTGAAATCCAAAGAAGATGTGCTGATGATGCTGCTTAAGAATCAGACGTCGATCTTGGATTCTACTATAAACATAGTCAGGAAAAGCAAGTCATCCACTGATAACCGCATCAGAAATTTGGAGCGGCAACTTGCAACCATCAACAAGGAACGAGGCAGATATCAAGGCGACCTCTTACAGCAAGCATTTGTGATCTTAACTGCCCAGCTAACGCTGTTGGCTACTGGAATGCAGCGGATGCAAGCGGAAATTGCCAGCGTTTTTACCGACGTTCGTCATCGAACCATCAGTCCTATGCTGATAACTCCTAAGCAGCTAAGAGACCAATTAGACAAAATTCGGGATCATCTACTTCCGGATCAGATGTTGCCGGTCTCGTCGGAAAATGTAATGGAACTCTATAAAATCATGCGCGCCGAGGGAACTACAACTACAGATCATGTTATATTCAAAATGACAGTGCCTCTGGTATCAACAGCACAGCAGGAAGTCTTCAGCATCATCCCCATCCCAACGTGGCACTCAGGAGGCTGGAATCGTTTTGACATTAAGACACCTATCATCGCTGTAAATTCCCATAGAGATCAATTCATCGGTCTTACTGAGG CTATTCAACAACAAATCTGA